Proteins encoded in a region of the Schaalia hyovaginalis genome:
- a CDS encoding succinate dehydrogenase/fumarate reductase iron-sulfur subunit — protein MNLTLKIWRQNGPEDRGAMHEYQVKGISEESSFLEMLDVLNEELFARGEEPIAFDSDCREGICGQCGIVINGIAHGPEVTTTCQLHMRTFHDGDVITIEPWRADAFPVIKDLVVNRGALDRIIQAGGYISVNTGAAPDAHATPVPKQDADRAFEAAACIGCGACVAACPNASAMLFTSAKVTHLQLLPQGKPENYKRVVNMLNQMDEEGFGSCTNIGECAAVCPKQIPLDVIATLNRQLGKAALKGV, from the coding sequence GTGAACCTGACACTGAAGATCTGGCGCCAGAACGGTCCCGAGGACCGCGGCGCGATGCACGAGTACCAGGTGAAGGGGATCTCCGAGGAGTCCTCCTTCCTGGAGATGCTCGACGTTCTCAACGAGGAGCTGTTCGCCCGCGGCGAGGAGCCTATCGCCTTCGACTCCGACTGCCGTGAGGGCATCTGCGGTCAGTGCGGCATCGTCATCAACGGCATCGCCCACGGGCCCGAGGTCACCACGACCTGCCAGCTCCACATGCGCACCTTCCACGACGGCGACGTCATCACGATCGAGCCGTGGCGCGCGGACGCCTTCCCGGTCATCAAGGACCTCGTCGTCAACAGGGGCGCCCTCGATCGGATCATCCAGGCCGGCGGCTACATCTCGGTGAACACCGGTGCGGCCCCCGACGCCCACGCGACTCCGGTCCCGAAGCAGGATGCCGATCGCGCCTTCGAGGCGGCCGCCTGCATCGGCTGCGGCGCCTGCGTGGCGGCGTGCCCGAACGCTTCGGCGATGCTCTTCACCTCGGCGAAGGTCACGCATCTCCAGCTCCTGCCCCAGGGCAAGCCGGAGAACTACAAGCGCGTCGTCAACATGCTCAACCAGATGGACGAAGAGGGCTTCGGCTCCTGCACGAACATCGGCGAGTGCGCGGCGGTCTGCCCCAAGCAGATCCCGCTCGACGTCATCGCGACGCTCAACCGCCAGCTCGGCAAGGCCGCCCTCAAGGGCGTCTGA
- a CDS encoding fumarate reductase/succinate dehydrogenase flavoprotein subunit, with translation MTDTLIKGLYREGEKIADTKAPLDVPISECWESRKFSAALVNPANRRKLRVIIVGTGLAGGAAAASLGEMGYNVDVFFYQDSARRAHSIAAQGGINAAKNYRNDNDSVYRLFYDTVKGGDYRARETNVYRLAEVSASIIDQCVAQGVPFAREYGGLLDNRSFGGVQVSRTFYARGQTGQQLLIGAYQALERQVAAGTVTEHSRHEMVEIIVSEGRARGIVARDMSTGALETYVADAVVLATGGYGNVFFLSTNAMGCNATAIWRAYRKGAYFGNPCFTQIHPTCIPQHGDQQSKLTLMSESLRNDGRIWVPKKAEDCEKDPRQIPEEDRDYYLERIYPSFGNLVPRDIASRQAKNMCDEGRGVGPKIDGVARGVYLDFADAIERMGVAAVSAKYGNLFDMYERITGDNPYEVPMRIYPAVHYTMGGLWVDYDLESNLPGLYVAGEANFSDHGANRLGASALMQGLSDGYFVLPNTINDYLSKCFNLPKLDASSPDVAQALADAQSRIDTLMSINGSRSVDSFHKELGHIMWEYCGMERTEEGLKKAIGLIRELRKDYWKNVRVPGKSIGELNQSLEKAGRVADFMELGELMCIDALHREESCGGHFRAESQTPEGEALRHDDQFLYVAAWEWGGEDQPPILHKEDLIYNNIELKQRSYK, from the coding sequence ATGACTGACACCCTCATCAAGGGCCTGTACCGCGAAGGCGAGAAGATCGCCGACACCAAGGCGCCCCTCGACGTCCCGATCTCCGAGTGCTGGGAGTCCCGCAAGTTCTCCGCGGCCCTCGTCAACCCCGCCAACCGCCGCAAGCTCCGCGTCATCATCGTGGGCACCGGCCTCGCGGGCGGCGCCGCCGCCGCTTCGCTCGGCGAGATGGGCTACAACGTCGACGTGTTCTTCTACCAGGACTCGGCCCGCCGAGCCCACTCGATCGCCGCCCAGGGCGGCATCAACGCGGCGAAGAACTACCGCAACGACAACGACTCCGTCTACCGCCTCTTCTACGACACGGTCAAGGGCGGCGATTACCGCGCCCGCGAGACGAACGTCTACCGCCTGGCCGAGGTCTCGGCCTCGATCATCGACCAGTGCGTCGCGCAGGGCGTCCCCTTCGCCCGCGAGTACGGCGGCCTCCTCGACAACCGCTCCTTCGGCGGCGTCCAGGTCTCGCGCACCTTCTACGCCCGCGGCCAGACCGGTCAGCAGCTCCTCATCGGCGCCTACCAGGCGCTCGAGCGTCAGGTCGCGGCCGGCACCGTCACCGAGCACTCGCGTCACGAGATGGTCGAGATCATCGTCTCCGAGGGGCGTGCGCGCGGCATCGTCGCCCGTGACATGTCCACCGGCGCCCTCGAGACCTACGTCGCCGACGCGGTCGTCCTCGCGACCGGCGGCTACGGCAACGTCTTCTTCCTCTCGACGAACGCCATGGGCTGCAACGCGACCGCCATTTGGCGCGCGTACCGCAAGGGCGCCTACTTCGGCAACCCCTGCTTCACGCAGATCCACCCGACCTGCATCCCGCAGCACGGCGACCAGCAGTCCAAGCTCACCCTCATGTCGGAGTCGCTCCGCAACGACGGCCGCATCTGGGTGCCGAAGAAGGCCGAGGACTGCGAGAAGGATCCCCGCCAGATCCCCGAAGAGGATCGCGACTACTACCTCGAGCGCATCTACCCGTCCTTCGGCAACCTCGTGCCCCGCGATATCGCGAGCCGCCAGGCGAAGAACATGTGCGACGAGGGCCGCGGCGTCGGCCCGAAGATCGACGGCGTCGCCCGCGGCGTCTACCTCGACTTCGCCGATGCGATCGAGCGCATGGGCGTGGCCGCGGTCTCCGCGAAGTACGGCAACCTCTTCGACATGTACGAGCGCATCACGGGCGACAACCCCTACGAGGTGCCGATGCGCATCTACCCGGCCGTCCACTACACCATGGGCGGGCTGTGGGTCGACTACGACCTCGAGTCGAACCTGCCGGGCCTGTACGTCGCGGGCGAGGCGAACTTCTCCGATCACGGTGCGAACCGCCTCGGCGCCTCGGCCCTCATGCAGGGCCTGTCCGACGGCTACTTCGTCCTGCCGAACACGATCAACGACTACCTGTCGAAGTGCTTCAACTTGCCCAAGCTCGACGCGTCCTCCCCGGATGTCGCCCAGGCGCTCGCCGACGCGCAGTCCCGCATCGACACCCTCATGTCGATCAACGGCTCCCGCTCGGTGGACTCCTTCCACAAGGAGCTCGGCCACATCATGTGGGAGTACTGCGGCATGGAGCGCACCGAGGAGGGCCTGAAGAAGGCGATCGGCCTCATCCGCGAGCTCCGCAAGGACTACTGGAAGAACGTCCGGGTCCCGGGCAAGTCGATCGGCGAGCTCAACCAGTCCCTCGAGAAGGCCGGACGAGTCGCCGACTTCATGGAGCTCGGCGAACTCATGTGCATCGACGCCCTCCACCGCGAGGAGTCCTGCGGCGGCCACTTCCGCGCCGAGTCGCAGACCCCCGAAGGCGAGGCCCTCCGCCACGACGATCAGTTCCTGTACGTCGCGGCCTGGGAGTGGGGCGGCGAGGATCAGCCGCCGATCCTGCACAAGGAAGACCTCATCTACAACAACATCGAGCTGAAGCAGCGGAGCTACAAGTGA
- a CDS encoding succinate dehydrogenase cytochrome b subunit codes for MATTNVASKRRRAWTTSVFVKQLMAISGFVFVFFLLFHSYGNLKMFLGQEAYDHYAEWLKNEAFVPIFPHGGFIWVFRAAMILMLVIHLFAASYTWTRSRRARTSRYVVKKSVTDSYAARTMRLSGVLIFLIFVFHILHFTTGTVKTGFTADATPYERMVASFQSPLLVAVYALFVALACIHVSHGFWSMFQTLGWVRPATRKFMLVLSGIVGAIIFVMFMAPPIAIAAGIIS; via the coding sequence ATGGCCACAACTAATGTCGCATCGAAGAGGCGTCGTGCGTGGACCACCAGCGTGTTCGTGAAGCAGCTGATGGCCATCTCGGGCTTCGTCTTCGTCTTCTTCCTGCTGTTCCACTCCTACGGAAACCTCAAGATGTTCCTCGGTCAGGAGGCGTACGACCACTACGCCGAATGGCTCAAGAACGAGGCGTTCGTCCCGATCTTCCCCCACGGCGGCTTCATCTGGGTCTTCCGCGCCGCGATGATCCTCATGCTCGTCATCCACCTGTTCGCAGCGTCCTACACCTGGACCCGCTCGCGCAGGGCCCGCACGAGCCGCTACGTCGTGAAGAAGTCGGTCACCGACTCCTACGCCGCGCGCACCATGCGCCTGTCCGGCGTCCTCATCTTCCTCATCTTCGTCTTCCACATCCTCCACTTCACGACCGGTACCGTGAAGACCGGATTCACCGCGGACGCGACCCCTTACGAGCGCATGGTGGCCTCCTTCCAGTCGCCGCTCCTCGTCGCCGTCTACGCCCTCTTCGTCGCGCTCGCCTGCATCCACGTCTCCCACGGCTTCTGGTCGATGTTCCAGACCCTCGGGTGGGTGCGCCCCGCGACGCGCAAGTTCATGCTCGTCCTGTCCGGAATCGTCGGCGCGATCATCTTCGTCATGTTCATGGCGCCCCCGATCGCCATCGCCGCCGGAATCATCTCCTGA
- the rimI gene encoding ribosomal protein S18-alanine N-acetyltransferase codes for MTLAPRVSWRRAGAGDEALLGALENEIFPEDPWTPAMIAEELASPFSTYLLALGDEGECLAYGGVKVVGDAADIMTIGVAEAARGRGLGRFLLDELIGAARGGGAEAVFLEVRRSNLAARALYASAGFTKIGVIRRYFRNPVEDAVDMRLDLRGPA; via the coding sequence GTGACGCTCGCGCCGCGCGTCTCGTGGCGGCGCGCGGGAGCCGGTGATGAGGCGCTTCTCGGAGCCCTCGAGAATGAGATCTTCCCGGAGGACCCGTGGACGCCGGCGATGATCGCCGAGGAGCTCGCCTCCCCTTTCTCGACCTACCTCCTCGCCCTCGGCGACGAGGGCGAATGCCTCGCTTACGGGGGAGTCAAGGTCGTCGGGGACGCGGCGGACATCATGACGATCGGGGTCGCCGAGGCCGCCAGGGGAAGGGGGCTCGGGCGCTTCCTTCTGGACGAGCTCATCGGCGCGGCGCGCGGGGGCGGGGCGGAGGCGGTGTTCCTCGAGGTCCGGCGCTCGAACCTCGCCGCACGCGCCCTTTACGCCTCCGCGGGCTTCACTAAGATCGGCGTGATCCGCCGCTACTTCCGCAACCCCGTTGAAGATGCGGTCGACATGCGGCTCGACCTTCGCGGGCCCGCCTGA
- the tsaB gene encoding tRNA (adenosine(37)-N6)-threonylcarbamoyltransferase complex dimerization subunit type 1 TsaB — MTDLCIDTSASTRVALVDDGEVIARAHDDSTRHHAESLTPLVREVLRSAGRPEEAARAGLARVLVGTGPAPFTGLRAGLVTARVIARAAGVPVYGVPSLEIVARAALDLLAPDACVVAISDARRKELYWGRFLAEGPDDVRCEGRLEVGAAHSLLNALRGASDLVVAAGAVPAHSAEALAGAESGPLVELAPAVLSRIVSARLQRGQGDSLGTEPLYLRRPEIHGQPMERM; from the coding sequence GTGACTGACCTGTGCATCGACACCTCCGCCTCCACGCGCGTCGCCCTCGTTGACGACGGCGAGGTCATCGCCCGTGCGCATGACGACTCGACACGTCATCACGCCGAGTCCCTCACCCCTCTGGTCCGCGAGGTCCTGCGCAGCGCCGGGCGGCCCGAGGAGGCCGCCCGTGCGGGGCTCGCCCGCGTCCTGGTCGGCACGGGGCCGGCCCCCTTCACTGGTCTACGCGCGGGCCTGGTCACCGCTCGTGTGATCGCGCGCGCCGCGGGGGTCCCCGTGTACGGAGTCCCCAGCCTGGAGATCGTCGCGCGCGCCGCCCTCGACCTGCTCGCCCCGGACGCCTGCGTCGTGGCGATCTCGGATGCGAGGCGCAAGGAGCTGTACTGGGGCCGATTCCTCGCCGAGGGCCCCGACGACGTGCGCTGCGAAGGGCGCCTCGAAGTGGGGGCCGCTCATTCGCTGCTCAATGCGCTGCGCGGCGCCTCGGATCTCGTGGTCGCCGCCGGGGCCGTGCCCGCGCATTCGGCTGAAGCGCTCGCGGGCGCCGAGTCCGGTCCCCTCGTCGAACTCGCCCCGGCGGTGCTCTCCCGGATCGTGAGCGCGCGGCTTCAGCGCGGCCAGGGCGATTCGCTCGGCACCGAGCCGCTCTACCTGCGCCGGCCCGAGATCCACGGACAACCGATGGAGCGCATGTGA
- the tsaE gene encoding tRNA (adenosine(37)-N6)-threonylcarbamoyltransferase complex ATPase subunit type 1 TsaE, which produces MNAVLSATTRSPEQTRALGRALGEVLRAGDLIMLSGGLGAGKTTLTQGIGEGMGVRGRVASPTFIVARVHPSLVGGPDLIHADAYRISDLEDLETLDLDSSLADSVTVVEWGEGKTEVMSSERLEIAVVRGTGGTAGRAEGAIDLETMDDGERRVELRPHGTRWDGVLDRVLVRARGIIAEGEAQALDEGAEADGTGAESAAPVDDE; this is translated from the coding sequence ATGAACGCCGTGCTTTCGGCGACTACCCGCTCACCCGAGCAGACGCGAGCCCTGGGCAGGGCCCTCGGGGAGGTCCTGCGGGCCGGGGACCTCATCATGCTCTCGGGGGGACTGGGAGCGGGGAAGACGACCCTCACCCAGGGGATCGGCGAGGGGATGGGGGTGCGGGGGCGCGTCGCATCCCCGACCTTCATCGTCGCCCGCGTGCACCCGAGCCTGGTCGGCGGCCCCGACCTCATCCACGCCGACGCCTACAGGATCTCCGACCTGGAGGATCTGGAGACCCTCGACCTGGATTCCAGCCTCGCCGATTCGGTCACGGTCGTCGAGTGGGGCGAGGGGAAGACAGAGGTGATGTCGTCCGAGCGCCTCGAGATCGCGGTCGTGCGCGGAACCGGCGGGACGGCCGGGCGCGCCGAGGGCGCCATCGACCTCGAAACGATGGACGACGGTGAGCGCCGCGTCGAATTGCGCCCGCACGGGACCCGCTGGGACGGGGTCCTCGATCGGGTTCTCGTGCGCGCCCGGGGGATCATCGCCGAGGGCGAGGCGCAGGCGCTCGACGAAGGCGCGGAGGCGGACGGGACCGGGGCCGAATCAGCCGCCCCCGTCGACGACGAGTAG
- the alr gene encoding alanine racemase — MLETTPDSPYPGRAIVDLGAIGENLEVLRGFAPGAAQMAVVKADAYGHGILPVATAALRAGAAWLGVAQLAEARALREGLDAAGIDRSAAPILAWIAPSGADWAGALEACIDLSVSWTWVLAEICAAARDTGIRARIHVKIDTGMSRAGSTRADLPALAAAVRMAEEEGLVEVVGAWSHLSRGDDLSEEGRASTAAHVEIFERGLKTLADAGVEPRIRHLSATSGILWHPEAHYDMVRAGIGMYGLSPDPLTASGASLGLRPAMTLQAPLTSVKVVEGGAPASYGGTWRAPGRRWLGLVPLGYADGILRAGSNGAPVLVEGPEAITTRVVGRICMDQFIVDLGPAEDAPGAPSARSGPAPAKVGDTAILFGDPAKGAPSADDWAQAAGTINYEIVTRLGDRVPRVHLSDRRVAERAEAVEDSAACENSECAAPAEGARSRAPEKEAR; from the coding sequence ATGCTCGAAACCACGCCGGACTCGCCCTACCCGGGCCGGGCGATCGTCGACCTCGGCGCGATCGGAGAGAACCTGGAGGTCCTGCGCGGCTTCGCCCCCGGCGCCGCGCAGATGGCGGTCGTCAAGGCCGACGCTTACGGGCACGGCATCCTCCCCGTCGCAACGGCCGCGCTGCGGGCGGGCGCCGCCTGGCTGGGCGTCGCTCAGCTCGCCGAGGCGCGCGCACTGCGCGAGGGCCTGGACGCCGCGGGCATCGACCGGAGCGCCGCCCCGATCCTCGCCTGGATCGCACCGAGCGGCGCCGACTGGGCGGGCGCACTCGAAGCCTGCATCGACCTGTCGGTCTCGTGGACCTGGGTCCTCGCCGAGATCTGCGCCGCGGCCCGCGACACCGGGATCCGCGCCCGGATCCACGTCAAGATCGACACGGGGATGTCGCGCGCGGGCTCCACCCGGGCCGACCTCCCCGCCCTCGCCGCCGCGGTCCGCATGGCCGAAGAGGAAGGACTGGTCGAGGTCGTCGGGGCGTGGAGCCACCTGTCGCGCGGGGACGACCTGAGCGAGGAGGGGCGCGCCTCCACCGCCGCGCACGTGGAGATCTTCGAGCGCGGGCTCAAGACCCTGGCCGATGCGGGCGTCGAACCGCGGATCCGCCACCTGTCGGCGACCTCCGGCATCCTGTGGCACCCGGAGGCCCACTACGACATGGTGCGCGCCGGCATCGGCATGTACGGACTGAGCCCGGATCCGCTCACCGCCAGCGGCGCTTCGCTCGGCCTGCGCCCCGCGATGACGCTCCAAGCGCCCCTCACCTCGGTCAAGGTCGTCGAAGGCGGGGCCCCCGCCTCCTACGGGGGCACCTGGCGGGCCCCGGGCAGGCGCTGGCTCGGCCTGGTCCCCCTGGGCTACGCCGATGGGATCCTGCGCGCCGGGTCGAACGGGGCGCCGGTCCTCGTCGAAGGGCCCGAGGCGATCACCACCCGGGTCGTCGGCCGGATCTGCATGGACCAGTTCATCGTCGACCTCGGTCCCGCCGAGGACGCGCCGGGAGCGCCGAGCGCACGATCGGGGCCTGCCCCCGCGAAGGTCGGCGACACCGCGATCCTCTTCGGCGACCCGGCGAAGGGCGCGCCGAGCGCCGACGACTGGGCGCAGGCCGCCGGAACGATCAATTACGAAATCGTGACGCGCCTGGGGGACAGGGTCCCCCGCGTTCATCTGAGCGACAGGCGCGTCGCCGAACGCGCTGAAGCCGTTGAGGATTCGGCCGCGTGCGAGAACAGCGAGTGCGCCGCCCCGGCTGAAGGGGCCCGATCGCGCGCACCGGAGAAGGAGGCCCGATGA
- a CDS encoding bifunctional ADP-dependent NAD(P)H-hydrate dehydratase/NAD(P)H-hydrate epimerase, with amino-acid sequence MIPAFTRAEVRRAEARQVRAAHAEGDPDRLMRSAARAVAEEVKDVLADHRPAFPDGKTEPRVCALVGGGDNGGDALYAASFLAQQGVSCTAVCLSPRVHERARTAAEEQGVACLPAHALAEGEPLRSSPGLVEALSCPIWIDGICGTGLVGGIREPLASRLRELEGIRSERGARVVAIDAPSASSGDDGGIEGPLLKAERTVTMGAMKSLLALPPASRAAGRVRVHELGLDMGPSTVALLEESDAAALIRVPGPEDHKYTRGVAGLVAGSQTYPGAGLLATLGAQGAGPGMIRLDAPTRVADLVLAAAPGVVTRGGRIQAGLVGPGMDDETRQAARELAGFAASSGLPLIIDAGGLDLVPELRDKGIGEFTVLTPHAGEAAALLGALGRTTPRWWVEDHPAEAARILAREAGARVLLKGAESLLATPDSRILVTPRGSAWTGVAGAGDVLAGFLAGLAAGWKADQERGLPTRDFNALIAAGVMIHALAGAAAAGSRGPLGGPIGALDIARALPPVLGRLLAVPAGGADPVGY; translated from the coding sequence ATGATCCCCGCATTCACCCGCGCTGAGGTCCGCCGGGCAGAGGCCCGTCAGGTCCGCGCCGCCCACGCCGAAGGCGACCCGGATCGCCTCATGCGCTCGGCCGCCCGGGCGGTGGCCGAAGAGGTGAAGGACGTGCTCGCCGATCACCGCCCGGCATTCCCGGACGGGAAGACGGAGCCGAGGGTGTGCGCGCTCGTCGGCGGAGGGGACAACGGCGGAGACGCCCTGTACGCGGCGTCCTTCCTCGCTCAGCAGGGCGTGTCATGCACGGCCGTCTGCTTGAGCCCCCGCGTTCACGAGCGCGCCCGCACGGCCGCCGAGGAACAGGGCGTCGCGTGCCTGCCCGCTCATGCGCTCGCCGAGGGCGAGCCGCTTCGCTCCTCCCCGGGCCTCGTCGAGGCGCTCAGCTGCCCGATCTGGATCGACGGGATCTGCGGGACGGGCCTCGTGGGCGGCATTCGCGAGCCCCTCGCCTCACGACTGCGCGAGTTGGAGGGCATCCGCTCCGAGCGCGGCGCGCGCGTCGTGGCGATCGACGCGCCCTCGGCATCCTCGGGCGACGACGGCGGGATCGAAGGGCCCCTTCTGAAAGCCGAACGCACCGTCACGATGGGGGCGATGAAATCCCTTCTCGCACTGCCGCCCGCTTCCCGCGCCGCCGGTCGGGTGCGCGTGCACGAGCTCGGACTCGACATGGGGCCCAGCACGGTGGCCCTCCTCGAGGAGTCGGACGCGGCGGCGCTCATCCGCGTGCCCGGCCCCGAGGATCACAAGTACACGCGCGGAGTCGCAGGCCTCGTCGCCGGCTCGCAGACCTACCCGGGGGCTGGCCTCCTGGCGACCCTGGGCGCCCAGGGCGCGGGGCCGGGCATGATCCGCCTGGATGCGCCGACCCGGGTTGCTGACCTGGTGCTCGCGGCCGCCCCGGGCGTCGTCACGCGGGGCGGGCGGATCCAAGCGGGCCTCGTCGGGCCCGGAATGGATGACGAGACCCGGCAGGCTGCCCGTGAACTCGCCGGATTCGCCGCGTCCTCGGGGCTGCCGCTCATCATCGACGCGGGCGGCCTGGACCTCGTGCCGGAACTGCGCGACAAGGGGATCGGCGAGTTCACAGTCCTCACCCCGCATGCCGGCGAAGCCGCCGCCCTGCTCGGAGCGCTCGGCCGGACGACGCCCCGATGGTGGGTCGAGGACCATCCCGCCGAAGCCGCCCGCATCCTCGCACGGGAGGCCGGTGCCCGCGTCCTCCTCAAAGGGGCTGAGTCATTGCTCGCCACCCCGGATTCCCGGATCCTCGTCACGCCCCGGGGGTCGGCCTGGACCGGGGTCGCCGGAGCCGGGGACGTCCTCGCCGGATTCCTCGCGGGGCTCGCAGCGGGCTGGAAGGCCGATCAGGAGCGCGGCCTGCCCACCCGGGACTTCAACGCCCTCATCGCAGCGGGAGTCATGATCCATGCGCTCGCCGGGGCCGCAGCCGCAGGCAGCCGCGGCCCCCTCGGCGGCCCGATCGGCGCCCTCGACATCGCGCGCGCCCTGCCCCCGGTGCTCGGCCGACTGCTGGCCGTACCAGCGGGCGGAGCTGACCCGGTGGGATACTGA
- a CDS encoding GRP family sugar transporter, whose product MADFLLALSPSLILGTMSVLLIVLGGDDRQRILGLMTGGFLTSLIATPFLGASWTPQSFVIAYASGLLLGWGLVDQTVCLRVLGVSRTMPTSTGLQLVAMSLGGVILFGEWRHGASSLFGAGAILALALGVWLASRHEKSESTDGLDWPRGIRLLATSTIGLVAYLLLVQWFGIDGRTALLPQALGYMTVALILTSPRFTPWVGPADTRWSTRTLRQMITGMMWGGAVLILMISADRVGVATGFTLSQLGILISTPAGILVLGESRTRKEMRWTVMGVSLVICGAVLAGFAKSLDLP is encoded by the coding sequence GTGGCCGACTTCCTCCTCGCACTCAGCCCCTCGTTGATCCTCGGGACGATGAGCGTCCTCCTCATCGTCCTCGGGGGCGATGACAGGCAGCGCATCCTCGGCCTCATGACGGGCGGCTTCCTCACCTCGCTCATCGCGACCCCCTTCCTCGGCGCCTCGTGGACGCCCCAGTCCTTCGTGATCGCATACGCCTCCGGCCTCCTGCTCGGCTGGGGCCTGGTCGACCAGACCGTGTGCCTGAGGGTCCTCGGGGTCTCGCGGACCATGCCCACCTCGACGGGCCTTCAGCTCGTCGCCATGTCCCTGGGCGGCGTGATCCTCTTCGGCGAATGGCGCCACGGCGCCTCCTCGCTGTTCGGAGCGGGCGCGATCTTGGCCCTCGCACTCGGGGTGTGGCTCGCCTCTCGGCATGAGAAGTCGGAGTCGACCGATGGGCTCGATTGGCCGCGCGGCATCCGCCTCCTGGCGACCTCGACGATCGGCCTGGTCGCTTACCTGCTGCTCGTCCAGTGGTTCGGGATCGACGGGCGCACGGCGCTCCTGCCGCAGGCGCTCGGCTACATGACAGTCGCGCTCATCCTCACCTCGCCGCGCTTCACCCCGTGGGTCGGCCCGGCGGATACCCGGTGGTCCACGCGCACGCTGCGTCAGATGATCACGGGCATGATGTGGGGAGGCGCGGTCTTGATCCTCATGATCAGCGCGGACCGCGTCGGGGTCGCCACCGGCTTCACGCTGTCCCAGCTCGGCATCCTCATCTCCACCCCGGCCGGCATCCTCGTGCTCGGGGAGTCCCGTACGCGCAAGGAGATGCGGTGGACGGTCATGGGGGTGTCGCTCGTCATCTGCGGCGCGGTGCTCGCCGGCTTCGCCAAGAGCCTCGACCTGCCCTGA